The Elusimicrobiota bacterium genomic interval CGATGCGGTCCACTTTCCCCGTGACCGGCACGCCTTCCACCGTGAGCTGAAAATTATATTCAACGTGGAGGGGGAGGGAGAAGGCCTTGGCGTGCTTCCTGTAGTAGCCGGTCAGGATGTCCTTGCCTTGCTGGAAGTACTCGGCCTCCTGCTCCTGGTCCCGGTAACCGACCGAGACCCAGTTTTCCTTGAGGCTCTGATGCAGCTCCTGCAAGGAAGGGGCCGCGGGGGTCTTGCCGCCGTAGAAGAACTCCAGGGCCAGGTGCACGCTCTGGCCGAAGGAAAAGAAGTGCTTGGGCTTCTCCGGAATCTTATCGACGTACTTGAGCTTGTACTTGAGGGGACACTCCGCGTACAAAGAGATGGAGGAATGCGAGAGCGCGCGGGGCAGGTCCATCCTGGATATTCTACCAAACGGGCGGCTGCGCCGCCCGGGGCTAGCCCAGGAGACCGTGCTCGCGGAAGCTGAAGCACGCCGAGCCCGACACGATGATGTGGTCCAAGAGCGGGATGCCCAGGATCTCCCCGGCTCGGCAGAGGCGCCGGGTGGTGTCCCGGTCGTCTGGAGAGGGCGAGCAGTCGCCGGAGGGATGGTTGTGCACGACGATGACCGCCGCGGCCGAGTTAGCCACGGCTGGGGAGAAGACCTCGCGCGGGTGGACCAGGCTCGCCGAGAGCGTGCCGATGGAGACCGTCTCCTGGCGCAGAAGCTGGCTGCGGGCGTTGAGGTAGAAGGCCAGGAGATGCTCCTTGCGCCCCTCGCGGACCTCCTGCGGGACGGCCTCCAGGACCCGTCCCGGGCTGTCCAGGGTGGGCCGGTGGTCCGGCCTGCCGGAGAAGCGCCGGGCCAGCTCGAAAGAGGCCACCAAAGCCGCGGCCCGGGTCTCGCCCACGCCTTTGACCCGGCGCAGCGCGGCGAAGCCCGCTTCCGCCAGGCCGTCCGTGAACTGGACCAGCAAAGACGAGGACAGGTCCATGACGCTGCGGCCGGAATAGCCCGTGCGCAGGACCAAGGCCAGGAGCTCCTGGTCGCTCAGGGCCTCGGGGCCGGACCGGGCCAGCTTCTCACGCGGCCTTTCCACCGGATGCAGGTCGCGCAGGAGCACTCCCGGCCGAGGCGATGAGGCGTAGGCGGCCGCCCGCGGCGCGTTCATCGCATCGATTCGGCCATGCGCTTGAGCGTCTCGTCGGACGCGGAACCGACCAGGACGAAGCGCCAGCCTCCCGAGTTCCAGGACAGCACGTTGCCTTCCGCCGTCCGGGTCCGGTAGCCCCGGCCCACGCTCAACTTGACGCGCCGGCTCAGGCGGGCGCCCAGGTCGAGGCGGACCCGAGGCGGACATTGGAAGAGCGAGATGGCCGAAAGTCCATCGGAAAAGCGGTAGTGAACGACGTTGCGCCGGCCCTTGGCCATGACGGAGAGGCTCTCGAAGACGTAGCCGGAGGGCAGCCAGGCCGGGAGCCGGGGCTCGAAGCCGGCGGCCTTGGCTTCGTCCAAGGCCAGGTAATCCGGCTCGGCCCGCTTGACGACCGTGCTGCCGGCCGGAGGGGAGAATCGGAACAGAGTCAGGTCCCGGGGTTCTCCGATCTGGAGCCGGGTCATGGACATGGCATCGGCGGGGGACCCGTCAGGCCGGAAGGCCTCCGCCCGCAGGAGCAAGGAGCTCTTCCGGTCGACCCACAGACGCCGGGCCGGCAAGCCGTCGGAGCGCGCGCGCAGGGTGAGCAGCCAGGTCGAGCGTCCCGCGACCGGACCCCCGGTCGCGATGCCGACGTCGTAGTTCTCGCTGAGGAGGTCGAACTCATCCTCCGGGCCGAAGCGCTTGAAGAGGGGGTCGGCGGGCTCTCCCTGCCAGACCTTGCGCCGCGCCGGGTCGTAGATCCATTCGGTCCGGCCGTCCTCCACGATGAGCTGGGCCGTCTTGCTGCCGGGCCCCAGTATCTCGCGGCGGTAGAGGTTAGGGGGGCTGAAGCGGACCGCCAAGCGTCGGGACACGGCTTGCCCCTGGCCCGCCTCCCGGCTCTCGACCGTCAACTCGGCCGTGTAAGGCTCATGGGGCGGCTCCAGACTTTGGCGCAGGACCGTCAGGGCTTCGGGCGGGCCAGCGGCGGCGGTCCCAGGCAGCAGGGACAGGACGGAAAGCAGCAGCGCGCTAGTCATGACGGCCTCCTTCCTGGGACAAGCGCAGGCTCAGGCCGGTGAAGAGGGCGTCGCGGTCAGCGGCCGGCATGGTGAGCTCGTAGCGGCTGTGCGCTTCCAGGACCTCGTCCAAAGAGAGCTCCTCGGTCCCGGTGGAGAAGCGGCTGACGGCCAGGACCGCCACCGCGGCGGCGAAGGCCGAGGCGCAGCCGAACCCGGCCGCTAGGCGCCAAGAGAAGCGCCAGGACTCCAGCCAAGCCGGGCGCGGTTGCGCCGCCGCGCGGGCCTGACGCATGAGCGCCGCGCGCAGGTCCGCCGGCAACGCGGGCCGGGGCACGCCGCGCACGGCCGCTTTGAGGACGCGCACCCAGCGCAGTTCCCGGGAGCAGGCCGGGCAGACCTGCAGGTGGGCCTCGAGCCGGGACGCCTCCGCGGCGGGGAGCCTGCCCGCGGCGTAGGATTCGAGAGACTCCCGCATCCGGTCACATTCCATGGTGTTCCACCTCCGGCTCCGACTTGAGGATCGCCCTCTTGAGCGCCCTGCGGGCCCGGCTGAGCCGGGAGCGCACCGTGCCCAGGGGGCAGTCGAGGGCCTCGGCGATCTGCTCGTAGCCGAGTCCATCCACGTCGAAAAGGGTCAGGATCGCCTTGTGCTCCATCGTGAGGCTGTCCAGCGCCTGGCGCACTTCGGCCAATTGGCTCTCCCGCGTGAGCCGCTCCAGGACCGCCTCTTCCTTGGTGTCGGCGAGGCTGTCGGCGAGAGTGGCGCCGTCCCCCTGCTCGGGCGCCAAGGCGGCGTCGAGGCGCACGCCGAACCTGTGCTCGCAGCTCCTGACGCTGTCAACGTAGATGTTCCTAAGTATGGTCAGGAACCAAGTCTCCAGCGGCTGGGAGCGGTCGTAGCGGTCCCAGCTCCGGAAGACGCGGTAGAAGGCCTCCTGCACCAACTCCTTGGCCTCCTCGCTGTTGCCGCAAAGCCCATAGGCGAACTGGTAGCCCCGCTCCGAATGCTCCTCCACGAGCCGCTCCATCTGCGCCGGGTCCCGCTTGGGGCTCATACTATACATACGAGTTCGGGCCGAAAAAGTTCCCTCCCGTCCTGCCGCCTCGTCGATTGTAACAATTCGTTAACAGCCCTGAAATCGCTCTGTAACAGCCTGGCCACATACTCATAGCGTGAACGCCAAGACCCCAGAAGTGGCGCAGTGGGAAGACCTGGTGATCCGCCAGCCCGAACAGCCGGTCCCGGCCCCGGTGCCGGCGCCGGTGCCCGTGAAGGCTCCCGAGCAGATGCAGGCCTCCTACCTCACCCATGAATTGCGCGCCCCGGTCACTGCGATCCGTCTGGGCCTGGAGATCCTCCAGGAGCAGGTCCTGCGCAAGCTGGAATCCGATGAGAAGCAGATGCTGAACTTGGCGATCAAGAACACCGCGCGCCTCGAAGGGCTCATCAACGACATCATGGACTACTCAAAGATCGTGGCGGGCAAGATGACCGTCACAACGGAGCCCTGCGAGGCGCGCGCCCTCATCGGCGACGCCGTGGACGCCATGCAGACCATGGCCCTCTCCAAGGGCGTCAAGCTGGTCAAGGACATCGAGGAAGGCCTGCCCCGGGTCTCGGCCGAAGCGCGGCGCGTGGTCCAGGTCCTGACCAACCTCATCTCCAACGCCATCAAGTTCAGCCCCACCCGCGGGACCGTCACGGTCTCGGTCAAGGCCGGCCGCTACGAGCACGCCGGAGCTTTGGTCTTCCGGGTCAAGGACATGGGCTGCGGCATCCCGGCCGAGGACATCGAGAAGGTCTTCGACATGTTCGTGCAGTCCGCGTCCAGCGTCCAGAAGAAGACCGAGGGCACGGGCCTGGGCCTGACCTTGGCCCGGACCATGGTGGAGCTGCACGGCGGCCGCATCTGGGCCGAGAGCTGGAAAGGCGCCGGCGCGAGCTTCTCCTTCACGATTCCGATCGCCCCCGAGGACATGGCCCGCAAGGTCGAGCTCTACCCGAAGCCGGTCGAGTACCACGGCCTGCTGGTCTCGCTCTACCGCCGCCTCAACGCGTTCTTCGCGATGTTCGTCTAGGCTGCCCATCCGGGTCGGCCCTTTTCCTTAACAGGCCTGAAACACAGCTTTGGTGGAATATCCTCATGCCTATATTCCATCTGGCCCCCAGCTACCACGATACCTGGGTCGTCTTCGACCGCAGTCTGCGCGTGGTGGACTGCGGGGAGCACCTGGAGCCCCTGCGACGAAAGCACGGCGCCCGCCGGACCTTCTGCTTCGTGGCCGGCCCCGGCGACTCCCCGCAGGCGGCCGCAGATGGTCCCTGGTCCCTGCGCGGGATGCTCGGACATCCGCCCGTAGGCTTAGCCTTCGGCTGACGACTCCGGGGGACGATCCGAGCCTCCAAGACGCTTCGTACTCCATTGGACCGCGGCGGGAGGATTAGATAGAATCCCTCAACGATGATGCGCATCGGTCTTGACATCAGCTCGGCACTGGCCGGGAACAGCGGCTTGGACATGTACGTCAAGAACCTGGTCAAGGGCTTGGCCGCAGTCGACCAGGAGAACGAGTACTTTCTCTACAGCGCCTTCTGGTCCAGACCGGACCGGATGGCCGCATTCGATTTGCCGCTGGCCGGGAATTTCCGTCCTGCGTTCAAGCGTTTTCCCCAACGCCTGCTCCTCCCAGCAGATGAATTCGGGCTGGGACTGCAGGAACGGTGGCTGCGCGATTGGAAGCTCGATTTGTTCCATGGTCTGGGGAACACGATTCCTCGCCTCCACAGCCTGCCCAGCGTGGTGACCGTGCATCATGTTGGGGGGCTATCCCCTCAGGCTACGGCCTGGGACCGCTTTTACTTCGACTTCCTCACGACCCGATCCGTCCGGCGCGCCCACGCAGTCGTGGCGGTCTCGGAGTTCACCCGGGGAGAGATCCTGCGACGGTGGAGCCTGGACCCCACCCGCGTCGCGACCGTGCTGGAGGGCGGGCCTGCGCCGGAGTTCCGGCCGCGCGAGGGCCGGCGGCCCCCGACGCGCGCCCGCCCTTTCATCCTGCATGTCGGCAGTTTTCTCGAGCACAAGAACATCCCGACTTTGGTCAAAGCCTACCATGGATTGCTGGCCCGGGCTCCGGAGTGCGTGGGGGACCTGGTGCTCGCGGGACACGGAGGACGAGACCTGGCCCGGGTCGAGAGCCTCATCCGTGAGCTGGGCCTCGGCGGCCGGGTCGATATACTGACCGGAGCGTCGCGCGGCGAAATCGTCTCCCTCTATCAGGATGCGGCGGCGGTCGTGGTGCCCTCGCTGATCGAGGGCTTCGGTTTCGCGGCCCTGGAAGCGATGGCTTGCGGGGCGCCCATCCTGGTATCGCGGGCGGGAGCTCTCCCTGAACTCGTCGGCGACGCGGGCCTGGTCTTCGACCCTCTGGATTGCAAGGCCTTGACCCTCGGATTGCAGAGGATACTGACCGACGCATCCCTAGCGGCGGACTTGCGGCGGCGCGGGCTGGAGCGGGTGCGCCGCTTCTCCTGGGATAAGACCGCCCGCGACACCATCGAGGTCTATCGACGGACCCTGGGCCAAGGCCGATGAAGATGCGAGCCTGAAAGGCGCCCTACCGGCACCTGCTGGAGCTTCCGCGCAGTGGAGCCACGTCGGAATTTTAGTACAATTGACGATAGCTGTTCATTTTATGAACGACGAACCTACAAGAGAGGTCCTCATCACTGGTGGGGCCGGCTACGTAGGCTGCGTCCTCGTGCCCAAGCTCCTCGATGCCGGATACCACGTCACGGTATTCGACATCATGTATTACGGGGACCGCAACCTCCCATCTCACCCGCGGCTCAAGGTCGTCCGGGCCGACATCCGCGACACCGCTCGCTTGGACTCCGAGTTGGCCGGGACGGACGCGGTCATCCATCTGGCCTGCATCTCCAACGATCCCAGCTTCGAGCTCGACGCCGGCCTGGGCAAGTCAATCAACTTCGACTGCTTCGAGCCCATGCTCAAGGCCTGCCGCGCCGCCGGGGTCAGGCGCTTCATCTACGCCTCCTCCAGTTCCGTCTACGGCGTCAGCGAAGCCCCGGACGTCACCGAGGAGCACCCCCTCAAGCCCCTCACGGACTACAGCAAGTATAAGGCCCTATGCGAGGACGTACTGCGCCGTTACCAAGCTCCGGATTTCTGCACGGTCATCATCCGGCCGGCCACCGTCTGCGGCTACTCCCCGCGCATGCGCCTCGACCTCTCGGTCAACATCCTGACCAACCTCGCGGTCAACAACCGCCGCATCACGGTCTTCGGCGGCAGCCAGAAGCGCCCGAACCTGCACATCGGGGACATGGCCGACCTCTACCTCCGGCTCCTGGGGCTCCCCGATGAGAAACTGGCCGGCGACACCTTCAACGCCGGTTATCAGAACTACTCCATCGCCGACCTGGCCCAGATGGTGCGCAGGGTGGTGGAGGCCGAGATGCCGGAGAAGGCGCCCATCGAGATCGTGACCAGCGCCACGGACGACCTGCGCTCCTATCACGTCTCCTCCGGGAAGATCGCCGCCAAGTTGGGGTTCAAGCCCACGCGCACGGTGGAAGACGCCATCGCCGACCTCTGTCGCGCCTTCAAGGCCCGCCAGCTCCCGGACAGCCTCACCGACCCCCGTTACTTCAACGTCAAGACCATGAAGGCCCTCACCTCCGCGAGGAGCGCATGAGCACGCCGGCCCGAGCGGTGGTCACCGGAGGCGCCGGGTTCATCGGCAGCCACCTGGTCGAGCGCCTCCTCAAAGAAGGCCTGGCCGTCACGGTGATCGACGACTTCTCCACCGGCCGGCCCGAGAACCTGGCGCACCTCAAGGATCAGGCCGGGCTCAAGCTGGTCCGAGCCGATGCCGCGGACGGAGAGTCTATCAGCCCCTGTTTCCAAGGCGCCGACTGGGTCTTCCACCTCGCCGCCTTGGCCGACATCGTGCCCTCCATCGAGCGCCCCACGGACTACTTCCGCGCCAACGTCGCCGCGACTCAGTCCGTCCTCGAAGCGGCGCGCGCGGCGGGCGTCAAGCGCTTCGTCTACGCGGCCTCATCCTCATGCTACGGCATCCCGGACGTCTTCCCGACGCCGGAGACCGCGGCCATCCGGCCGCAGTACCCCTACGCCCTGACCAAGCGCCTGGGAGAGGAGCTGGTCCTGCACTGGGGCCAAGTCTACCGTCTGCCGGTGGTGAGCCTGCGTTTCTTCAACGTCTACGGGCCGCGCTCGCGCACCTCGGGGACTTACGGCGCCGTGTTCGGGGTCTTCCTGGCCCAGAAACTGGCCGGCCGGCCCTACACCGTGGTCGGCGACGGCCGGCAGACCCGCGACTTCACCTTCGTCACCGACGTGGCGGAGGCCCTGGCGAGCGCGGCGCGGTCCTCGGTGAGCGGCGA includes:
- a CDS encoding glycosyltransferase family 1 protein, which encodes MRIGLDISSALAGNSGLDMYVKNLVKGLAAVDQENEYFLYSAFWSRPDRMAAFDLPLAGNFRPAFKRFPQRLLLPADEFGLGLQERWLRDWKLDLFHGLGNTIPRLHSLPSVVTVHHVGGLSPQATAWDRFYFDFLTTRSVRRAHAVVAVSEFTRGEILRRWSLDPTRVATVLEGGPAPEFRPREGRRPPTRARPFILHVGSFLEHKNIPTLVKAYHGLLARAPECVGDLVLAGHGGRDLARVESLIRELGLGGRVDILTGASRGEIVSLYQDAAAVVVPSLIEGFGFAALEAMACGAPILVSRAGALPELVGDAGLVFDPLDCKALTLGLQRILTDASLAADLRRRGLERVRRFSWDKTARDTIEVYRRTLGQGR
- a CDS encoding SDR family oxidoreductase — its product is MNDEPTREVLITGGAGYVGCVLVPKLLDAGYHVTVFDIMYYGDRNLPSHPRLKVVRADIRDTARLDSELAGTDAVIHLACISNDPSFELDAGLGKSINFDCFEPMLKACRAAGVRRFIYASSSSVYGVSEAPDVTEEHPLKPLTDYSKYKALCEDVLRRYQAPDFCTVIIRPATVCGYSPRMRLDLSVNILTNLAVNNRRITVFGGSQKRPNLHIGDMADLYLRLLGLPDEKLAGDTFNAGYQNYSIADLAQMVRRVVEAEMPEKAPIEIVTSATDDLRSYHVSSGKIAAKLGFKPTRTVEDAIADLCRAFKARQLPDSLTDPRYFNVKTMKALTSARSA
- the radC gene encoding DNA repair protein RadC codes for the protein MNAPRAAAYASSPRPGVLLRDLHPVERPREKLARSGPEALSDQELLALVLRTGYSGRSVMDLSSSLLVQFTDGLAEAGFAALRRVKGVGETRAAALVASFELARRFSGRPDHRPTLDSPGRVLEAVPQEVREGRKEHLLAFYLNARSQLLRQETVSIGTLSASLVHPREVFSPAVANSAAAVIVVHNHPSGDCSPSPDDRDTTRRLCRAGEILGIPLLDHIIVSGSACFSFREHGLLG
- a CDS encoding SDR family oxidoreductase, with product MSTPARAVVTGGAGFIGSHLVERLLKEGLAVTVIDDFSTGRPENLAHLKDQAGLKLVRADAADGESISPCFQGADWVFHLAALADIVPSIERPTDYFRANVAATQSVLEAARAAGVKRFVYAASSSCYGIPDVFPTPETAAIRPQYPYALTKRLGEELVLHWGQVYRLPVVSLRFFNVYGPRSRTSGTYGAVFGVFLAQKLAGRPYTVVGDGRQTRDFTFVTDVAEALASAARSSVSGEVFNVGSGHTYSVNRLVELLGGPVTHIPKRPGEPDRTFADISKIRRVLGWEPRVSLEDGVRRMIEHIDYWKAAPVWTPEQIAKATETWFRCLTPAAERRP
- a CDS encoding HAMP domain-containing sensor histidine kinase → MNAKTPEVAQWEDLVIRQPEQPVPAPVPAPVPVKAPEQMQASYLTHELRAPVTAIRLGLEILQEQVLRKLESDEKQMLNLAIKNTARLEGLINDIMDYSKIVAGKMTVTTEPCEARALIGDAVDAMQTMALSKGVKLVKDIEEGLPRVSAEARRVVQVLTNLISNAIKFSPTRGTVTVSVKAGRYEHAGALVFRVKDMGCGIPAEDIEKVFDMFVQSASSVQKKTEGTGLGLTLARTMVELHGGRIWAESWKGAGASFSFTIPIAPEDMARKVELYPKPVEYHGLLVSLYRRLNAFFAMFV
- a CDS encoding RNA polymerase sigma factor is translated as MSPKRDPAQMERLVEEHSERGYQFAYGLCGNSEEAKELVQEAFYRVFRSWDRYDRSQPLETWFLTILRNIYVDSVRSCEHRFGVRLDAALAPEQGDGATLADSLADTKEEAVLERLTRESQLAEVRQALDSLTMEHKAILTLFDVDGLGYEQIAEALDCPLGTVRSRLSRARRALKRAILKSEPEVEHHGM
- a CDS encoding zf-HC2 domain-containing protein, encoding MECDRMRESLESYAAGRLPAAEASRLEAHLQVCPACSRELRWVRVLKAAVRGVPRPALPADLRAALMRQARAAAQPRPAWLESWRFSWRLAAGFGCASAFAAAVAVLAVSRFSTGTEELSLDEVLEAHSRYELTMPAADRDALFTGLSLRLSQEGGRHD